The nucleotide window TGTCGTAAAACTTAGCCCTCGTAGCAAAACTCTTCTTCCCAAACACGTTTTCTTTCTTGTAAAACAAGGCAGCCTCGACCAAAGCGGGTCTTGATTTTGTTCTCTTGAAAGCCTTCTTCTTGTAATCACCCACCAACAAAACCACCTCTTCCTCCGCGACTAGAGCCACGTAGAAGTCCGAGCTCGGCTCGGGGCTACTCGTGAATTTCGCAGACCTGAAATCCCAATACACCTCAACGGGGTTGCCTTCAACTTCAAAGGACTTGTAGCCTTTCTTGTTCCAGAAATGCCACGGCTTAAGATCAACCTTGCAGCAATAATTCATATCGCCTTCCACGCTTGTGACCATGACCGTAAGCGAATGGTTCATTAGATTCTTTGACCATAGAACCGTCACATTCCTCCAAAACCCAGATATATGCGTTTGATATATGCATGTCACGGTGCTTTGTGCCGTCTTATACGTTACCGGATCATCGGTTATCTTCTCTGCAAATTGACTGCTCCCTGTCGAATGTGATCTAAAGGACATGATCGCTTCTCTCCAATCCCCtaaatatacttttacatacaaaCAATGTCAAATTATATGGTAAATATGTTTCACATATCAGCCAAATGGTGTACCGAAGATCTCTAAGAGGGTCTTGAATTAATCCTCTTGAGGCTGCTGCTACAGATCCAAGAATGAACAAATAAAGATCAAATTGAGAAGATAGGCTCTGGGAGAATTGACTTGAGATCtggacagagagagagaaagagaggagaaAATAGATTAAGGAATAATGATTAGGAAAAAGCAGAGAAATCTCAATGTAAGGATGATGATGACGCGTAAAGACATGGAAGGTTGCCTCATCTTATCAAATAGACTTTCTATTTGTTTTCTCATATCcagttgttgtttttttgtttttcttattttggaGCATAAACTTATAATAACAGATTAAATTGGTTTTTTTTCCTTTAGTGCCAGTTGTTgtttgtctgttttttttttgcgtaaAATACAACTCATTTccctctctctatctctctccaTGGTGATGTTTCGTTAGTTAGTTGGTTCAGATTATCAAAAAGTTTTAAGACTTCATAATTGGTTAGTACCGAGATgttatttatattattgtattaagaaaattattttgttgccacaaatctatttttatataataactagGGTTGAACCAGCCGTAGATGAGTAAGTGAATAGTcaataaaaatatcttaaatttaataaatgtttaaaaatatttagttcaTTCTCAATTAAagctaattttaattttaattatttatgttttatttttcttatcagagatcatatttattttactaaaataaattcatgtttatttaatgtttctaaaaacaatgtttattttatttttaattaggaTAGTAAATATAACAATGTATCTAGTGATGTCAGAGGCGAATCTAGACCTCATTTAGTCGATGcactatttattataaaaaataatacatatggTAAAGATCGAACCTAGGAAAATGAGGGTGTACAAGCTATTTTTTATCCACTAAACTAGCAAAATTCAAATGATTTTACTTACAAAAACTTGAATATCAATATAATTATGGGTGCACATGACTCCACACTACATAACCAGGCTTCGCCCCTGAGTGAGGTGCTTAGATCTCCAAAATCAACTTTATTTTTGAGGTTTGTTAAACCTAGGAATGTCAAACAGGTTGATCCGTCCCATCCCGTTTCGTACCGCAGCGGGTTCGTCTTCGAGCAGGTCATGGCGGGTCAGGTCCACACAGGCTGCGGTCCTCAAAATGGCTGACCAAACTCGTACCGCAAAACACGTAGGTCTTTGCGGATCGGCCCGCGGGACATTAAATTACAAACATACATATGGCTCCTGAACGCTTCAAGACATGATTCAAGACGCTTTATCAGTTTCATGACGCATCAGTAAGTAAGTTTAGTCAATGACTGAACTGGATAAGGCAATACACTTGTTAGTTGAAGATTTTAGTTGGATCAAAACACTAGTTTATTTACTTTTGTTAGACtccaaacattttaaaaataaacaatactTTAGTTTCTGAATCCAAATATTATAACTCATAAGTTCATAACAAATGTTTTAGTTTTCTGaatccaaaattaaataaaaccaaCACCAAATCAAAGATGTTAAtcccataaataaataaaaagaaaacaccaATCACACTTCttgttcttcatctttatcaccAACAAGCAACAAAAAGATGAAGATTTATCTTCTTCACCATCAACTTCATCTTCTGCAAATAAGAATAATAGAAGTCCGTTAAAGATATATTGAAACCTGAAACTCCAAAATGTATGATAATGTGAACAAATACATATAGACAAGACTATGAAGAACCCATTGCGGGAACTAGATCTTCTTTTTCGGTGGAAAGTGAGTTTTCAAATTTCTTATAATGACTCAAAGAAGCTCCACCGGTGCAGATCGAAGGCACTTGGGAGACCATAAGCATCATCGACCCTGAAACCACCATCACCGGAGCTATATCACGTCGAATcgccttctctctctctctctctctctctctatatatatatatatatatatatatatatatgtgtgtgttttagGTGAAAGCAGAAATAGGGACTTAGGGTTGTGGGTCTTCAAAATCCCGGAGGTTGTTAACCTGTAGCCCATCTCGCTTTCGACCCGTCCCGCTTTGAACCCGTCCCGCTTTGAACCCGTCCCGTGAGACCCGCAATTTTGTGGGCTTACCAAATGGAGGCTCAATCCCTCCCCACAACATGCTTTTACGGGCCAGGTCCGCGGTCCAGATCCTTGATTGCCATCCCTAGTTAAACCTCAAATCTGAGGTATTTGAGGTTTCAATGTGGTTTTCTTCAATTGTAAGACCTTAAATTTCATTCTATAAAAACTTTTATTAACATTACAGTCCTGAAGAGTgatcaaaatatttgaaaatacaaaacttttataaataataaaacatcttaaaaattataaacagaAACGTTATAGATTATAATAAATGAGAGCTATAAAACACATATTAAATCATAAACTGTAAGTGGAATGTCAAatgacttaatataacttattttgtaatgttcaaatatattatcaattactgaattttaaaataaaatattaacttctttgttaaatataaatacatttggTAAGTCCGCAAAATTGCGGGCCTCGCGGGACGGGTTCAAAGCGGGACGGGTCAAAAGCGGGACGGGTCGAAAGCGGGATGGGCTTAACCCGCGGGATTTTGAAGACCCGCAACCCTAAGTCCCCATTTCTTCTTTCGCCTAAAATattgagagagagatagagagagagagagagagagagagagagagagagagaaaatgattCTTGTGACTTTTCTCCCATAAAACATGAGTTCCGGCGATGATGCATGATTCGAGCTCCGGTGATGATGGTTCGAGCTCCGGCGATGACGACTCCAGCTCCAGCGATGACGATTCGAGCTCTGGtgttgttttgatttggttttctctttttattacacACAACTATGAATTGCTTTATTACAATGTGATATTTCTTGTTTAAGttgattggttttgttttcagtatTGTGAAGTggtgtttttcttaaattaaatttggttaCAGTGGAGTTGTTTAGGAGAAAAGTTAGTTGTATTAAACGTCACTTGTATAATTTGGTAAAGTGATTCACGATTTTCTTTGcaatccaaataattaaaaagagagatGGTTTGATGAAGACATAAAACACTTGAGCCAACTTATTACAAAGATAATAACTCAATCAGattcaaactcaacaaaagcTTATGTTGATAACAAAAGAAGGCTTTTAACACAAAAACGCAAGCACAAACGGAGCTTTGTGGCATTGATTTTGATAAGTCTTTAGTGAAGCTAAATGAGCTCTCTTCAATTCTCTTACACAACTCTTATACTTGAGCATTCATGAAAAAAACTGTAGTAGGCGGTTTGATAAGGAGGCGTCCCGCGGGACGGCCCGCGAAGGCTTATATATTTTGCGGTACGGGTTTGGGCCGGCATTTTGAAGACCGCAGTCCGCGCGGGACAGGCCCGCTGTAACCCGCTCAACGACTAACCCGCTGCGGTACGGGACGGAACGGGATGGGTAAACCTGTTTGACATCTCTAACTACAAACCACTAGCAATTACGCTACTACAAACTTTTAGACATTAGGGCCCGAATATCCTATACCTGGGGCTAAGGCAAAAACCTTTTCTACTACATTATAAGCACGGCCCTGgatgttgctcaaaaaaaaagcaCGGCCCTGGATGTGTTTTATAACACAAATCATGGTTTACCCTCggtgttatatatttattcCTTGAATCCAttgatattttacatttttaacatACATTGATATATACATCTCTTACTGTAAAATAAGGAGGGTACTTCGTGACATTACATAAACAGAaagtaaaacaataaaaaaaatcaaaaatagtGTTTTACTGATCTTAAGAacaaaaatacaacatattggtATATAAACCCTAGTTTTAGTTGCATGTATCTAAGTTGAAAGTAGTTATTAGTCGATCCCTATCTTATATAATTTTTGGAATCTTTTTAAAGataacaatattaaaatctaGGATAGATTCTTCTATAGCATGATATATGGAAATGTTTTCCACATTAAGAAGTTTTCCTTTTTGGCCCAGGGGTAGGAGGAAAACGCGACATGGAAGCTGGAAGCCAGAAGCAATAACTAGAAATTCGTCATCATGCTAATTCGAGGATGATTTTCTTCATGGTTTATTTATCTCCAACAATTTACCACTTATTTCCTGGTTAATGTTAGAAGTCGGGATATAACTTGTTTTTCTTGGATGATATGAGTCATATCTTCACACAAGTTCATCATAGTTTAGGGAGAAGAACGTCGCCTCTCGAGATTCCCCGGGATGTCATGGACTGGACCGCCTAACAACCTGGAGGAGATGATTTGTTGGAAAGACCTATGGCCTCAGAAAAGACCGGAGTCTCTTAGCTCATTAGACATATATGGAGCCTATATGACCAGGTGGTATGAATGGACTCATTGTCCGAAGATGATATTACAATGGTATAAGCATGTGACTTTGTGTAGTGTGGTGTTTTTGAACATAGCTCAATAGTTGATTGGAGTCATTTGGTTGAGAGGGCGCATGGACAAACCAAATTGTAGATTTGTTGATATGCTTCATGAGCATGATATCGTCCTGATTATGAAAAATACATGGTTGATACATTTTTCCTATCGGTTGATACGGGTCGATATGAAGATTGGATCTTGAttttggattcaaaatttcccgTTCATTCTTGACTGATTCTTGGACTTTTGTCAACTGATACATGTGGTTGTAATAGTTGATATCTTGTTTATCTTTCCATTTGGTGCTAAATTCTTGCTTCTTCCTTTGTTCTTTTCCCCAAGCTTTGTTGGCCTCCTTAGATCCTTCAAAATTCCTAGTATGCACAAAGAAACAAAGTATGCAAAGATCTTAGGGTCTAAAGTGAAATGCATGTGAAACTATCCTAATATGCATGTGAAGTGAATAAACGATGAGTTTAAAGGTTTAAAGTAGGTACAATATATGTGCTAAAAGTACCTAAATTTGTGCCTCATAAATTCCCCTAAACTTAAACcatttgcttgtcctcaagcaaaacgaGTGAATTCAAAAGAAACGGTGAAGACTTCTTAAACTAGTTTGGTTTCTATACTCAAAGGGTCTCAAAAGTATACTTATGCAAGGATTTGAAGCTTAGTGCCAAACCGCAATGGGTGTCAATCCGGAATTGCTTTCGATTTAATTTCTTTCAAATCCCTAAAACTTCAtgtattttattgttttgaaaatgtaaaatatggtgATTCATTTGGTAAAATGCaaagggtaaaagacaattgATGCGTACAACTTATGGGTCTCTACTACTCATTTCTCTTTTGCATTGTATCCCGAGAACCAATCCTAATCAAATGAAAAAGTCAAACAATTAGAActtgtttttctttaacaacTCAGTTAGAACCTTATTCATTTTTTTAGGAAATTCAATTAGAGCCCAATATATGATCAAGTAACAAAAATTACCGGGAAGAAACAAATGAAAGGAGCGCGGTTTTAATATAGCTGACACGTGTAGGGTTAAGATTAAAAGTAAATGGAGGGTCGAGATCATTCTGTTTGAATCCTATAAGAGAAAGCTGCTAGAGACAATTCATTTATTATTCCTTTTGATCATCTTTCTGAAGAGTGAAGAATCTCTGATTGTGTTGCAGGTAAGAGGAGGATTTGGTGTTTAATTGAAAATCCATTTCCATTATCTTTAATTTGAAGTTGTTTATTTAGAATTGTTGAATTATGTTCTACTTGCGAGTGAAGTACGCGAGTCACAACGTTATCTTTATCTATAATCTTTGATTGTGTTGATTCTTACAGGATAAGATGATGATTTGTTGTTTAAGCTGTTTCTGTGGAATTGTCGTTCTATTATTGTTCCTTGGAACTTCCAAAAtagttttgaatttatttagATAATGACGAGTTGAGAAATAAATTTGTGATTGATGGTTAATTGATATTGTAGAAGATACGTTCTTGATATCTCGTTCGTTCTCTACTCGATCTCtatcgctctctctctctctctctctctctctctctctctctctctctctctctctctctctctctctctctcgctcacTCGTGTGCTTACGCGATTAGAATGTAAAGAAAGTACAAAGACACAAGATATTATAGAGTTCCCCTTAACCCTGGGTACTTCTCTCTTCAGGATCTCCATCCTGGAATTCACTAGATCAGTTTGTTTGTTACAGAAGAAGATCTCACGATACAATCTTTAATCAGTTGACAATGACTTTATAAAGCGTGATCTCAGCTGACGCTCAGCTGTATCTTCATGGGCCAAAGCATAATATCACCATACCCATTATGTTTCTTCTGTCCCGAGATTCCTGcgcgcttcgctgtcgatcgatgtcaagaTGTGAACATCGAACGATTATTCCTCTTCAATGTCAACCGATGGTCGTGTTCGATGGTCATCTCCGGGTGCTTACTTCAAATATCTCcaaaaatgctccaaaatcatcactttcctccaaatcactcatgatcctataaatatactaaatagactctataatataataattagtagttaaaacacttataaaccatggataaaagtgggtcaaatccatggtctatcaactcccccagacttacctttttgcttgtcctcaaacAAAACATACATGCCGTCTCTCTGAAAGTTGAAAACAGCAGGGTCtcacaaattttaaaacttagaaCCAACACCTTAGAAAGTCCTAGTCTCAGAAGCACACTATACCATATCCTAGTATAGCAACCAAGTTCATCTAGTcaacaacttagcaaatcatgtctgacaATCTCTTCTACCAACCACAATTCTTATATAAATAAAGTGTAGGTTTAACCTTGGGGatatcgatcacatgatgcaaggatgctcaaacaagtatctggacCTGCAGGTAAATAATAGTTcatatcctctctctctctctactaattTCTCCCCTAGTCAAAATCTGCTTAATTGCAACATCATTGACCAAGGTTGGAtatgcttccatgaatcaagctttaatggttttagccatcaaatcatgttcacttctttttgacctatttCCTAGAATTATTtgtgaatcaagccttaatggttgtagccatcAAGTCATGTTCTAATCCTTTACCTATAGAATTcttatgaagcaagccttaatagttgtagccaccaagtcatgttcgaattttttcctaaatttctctatttctaattataaataataataattttttataatataaaaacctAAATTCGAAATTTAAGAGAGAGATGGTGATATTTttacacaaggctttaccttccagacttgtttgaagaatccAATCTCATATATACCaaaccccaagacaagcagaGTTGAGCTCAATTaagttggaggtcagctttggttccttaaATCATTCTCAGCAAGTGTaacatagttgacaggttgatccactttggTATCGTTAGTGTTATCTGCAACTAGAAGTCTATAATGGTGTGGTtagataataaacaaaaataaaaaagttcattatccccttctcaacttaataaattttttttttgaaaatattttattaagactaatGAATAAACTAATATCAGTGAACATCCCCCATACTTAAACTACACTGTCCCCAGTGTAAATTCAGCCGAAGTTATGTGAATAACTAAAACATAAGGACTCAATGTAACAAGTTAAGAACGATATACCAGAACGAATtagatgtcgatcgatgtaaaTGTGTTGACATCGGTCACAGCAGGTGATGTTCTGTCGCTCGATGTCAGCAGTGGTTCGTCGGTCGATACTCATAGTAATCATCTActctgatcttttttttttgttttttcttacctgcaataattaaaaaccagcataaatactaaattaataaagatcaattaaatattatctaatagtgggttgcctcacactcagcgctttgttatagtcatttagcttgactttggagGCAATTTGGCTAGTAAGGTTGAAAGCTGGAACTCGCTGGGAAACAAGTGTCCATGTTTTCTTTGCGCTTGTTGAACCATGTACCAGTGAAGTCTCGCATTGCTTCATCTCCTCTGTGCCATTTGTCCTTCATTGTTGCAGTTGTTTTCTCTATCTTCTGCAATCTATCTTTAAGACTTTCAAAGTTGAACTGATGTCTCATAAGTGTGGCGTAAGTGTCAGCTGAGATCTCCTCTCCATGGTTGTGTGTATCAGACATGTCTGATTTCACCTTTGGTACTAGCCTGCCTAGGTTTGTAGCTTCGTCGACTGATGTTCGTCTGCAACTGTCGGTTGATTTGTTGttgcgtctgtcgatcgatgttgatgcTTCTGGTCGACGAGCTTTGTATCACTGTAAGGTCCATCGGGAAATAGATGTCATCACATCTCCTATCAAGCCTTTCTTCTGTAGTTTCCAGAGTTTTATAGATCTTTTCTACCAACTGATCAATGTCTGCTCTCGTGTAAGAATCTGGTGGAGACTTCATTGGATGTGAGTGGTGTGGGtcgtcatcgatcgatgttgaatGGTGTCTGTCGGTCGATGATGGTGCGGTTGCTTCGGCTGCACGCTGTGTTTGGGTCTTGACTATGTCTTGCCTCATCTCCTCCATGCATGTGGTTAACCAACTGATGCTATCATTCAGTAGATAGTAGACACCATCAAGCTTCATCTGTAAATCATCTTCATTCTTTTTTTGGGCTCCACAGACTCCATAGAACATCTCATTGATCTCGTCCTTGGTGTAGATCTATGGTACCAAATTGGTATGTGTGAATGAGCTAGCATGTTTTGGAAGACATATGTAGCTGTGCTCATCTCTCGAAGCTCTCTTCAAAAGACTTCTGATATCATCCTTGGATACTTTGATGATGTGTCTGTCTACATCTCTGGCATGTCCCtgatcatctctgtagactccatactcatcTTTTTCTTCCCAGTGGAATCTCTTAGTTCCATAACGGTCATATGCTCTTTTGCCAAATTCTGGACGTCTGTCAATCGATGAAGGGACGTCAACGTCGATCGACGGTCGAGTAGGATGTCTATACTTCTGCTTGAGGCAATTGTCTATGCCACCAGCTGTGTCATAGAACTCGTTTGTAACCCTATGCTGATGTGCTGGACTGTTGCATTGTTGCATGAAGAGTTTATCTGCTCCATTAGCCATCTGAAGAATGTCTGCAATGTCTTCTCTGGATACTTGCAGTGCATGTCCACCTATTGCTCTTGCAtagccatctgggtccctgaaaataccaaactcATCATGTGTTAGATACTGATTATCATAATTAGGGTTTTCGCTACAGTGGATGGTGGTTTCAGACGGATGTCGATCGTTGATGGATGTTTGTCGTCGATTGACGGGCGGTTGGCTCTGTCGAAAGTATGGCTGAAAGGTGTTCTTTCCCCAGAAGCTTCTGCTTGGTGTTGATATGCTTCATCACATCTTTGCATGTTGAGAAGTTCCTCATATGTGAAACCTTCATGAAGTTCATCTGCTCCTGGCTCATGTACTGCTGTTTTGACTGCATAACTTTCGTGATGGTGATCATTAGCCCAACTGCCAATCGAGTAATCCCCTTCTCGTGCACGGTCGACTcctgtgtcgatcgatgggtagTAGGTAATGTCGGTTGATGCTCGATTTTGGCTTGTCTGATGAAgatgagtgtcgatcgatgttgagacAATTATGTCGATCGACGGCGAATTCCCTTTCCAAGAGGAATGATGGAGAGGTAGATGTTCCTCATCAAGAATGGCTATGTACTCTATAACTCGTTCCTCCTCATAATCTTCATCATACTCCTCTGTATGCATGGTGTCTCTGGTGTGTGTTGCCATGGTGGGATTGTAGTAGTCGTTCTCCCAATCGCTTGGACTGCTGTCGACCGATTCTTCCTTCGGACTGTCGATCGGTTTCTGGTGggcactgtcgatcgatgtggtgGTGTGAGTTTCGATCGACACCGAATATCCTGTCTCATACTCGGCTCCACAGTGGCATGCTGCGATGAAAACTGGATCATCTATTCTTCTGGAGGACGTTTTCTGGCTTCTTGACTGGAACATGGTTGTAGTGGACATGAGGATCTATGAGCGTCAGTTACAATTGGTTGGTTTGCATGTTGCACACTGCTCCTACTGTTGACAGGAAGGCTCTCCCAAGTAATAAAGAAGAGTTCCAGTTTAGCTTGATATCCAAGACATGGAAATCAACTGGAACTAGGGCATTACAAATATGCACCTCTAGGTCTCTTACAATTCCTCCTGAGCTCATCTGAGAACAATCCACAAAAGTGAATGACTCCTTGGAAGGCTCCACCTGCAGAACCAGATGGTCATGCAAACCTGTCCAAATATCTcagtcaattaaaaaaataaaatgatatcaTTTATAAAAGAGAGACATGACTGAGAGAAGTGAGAACATAAAGAGGAAAGAAACTTGAAAATACTACCTGTGTGTTCAAAAACTTGCTTGAGTAAGAGTCCATTTGTCTTTTGATCGATAATCCCAAgataaagcaggatcctatctATTTTAACCTCTACGCTACCCTTTTGTTTACTACATATGCCACTCATTTACAAAGGAAATCGCTAGCTTCATGAAGGGTAATTCCATAAACTAATACTCTACGATTTATCACAACTCTATTGGGTCTTATGTAGTTTTCTTGTTCGGTAACTGGATACTGGATAAAAGCCCACACACTGGATACTGTACATGAATTGTATCAACACTATAAATAATGTCATCTCTGTAAAATCTAAAACATAGACTGTTTCATACTAATGTAAAAGAATACAAAGATTCAAGAAACaacttatatttaatattaaagtcATGGTGTTATTCATATAAGAATGAAATTCATAATCTTTGTATCTGGAATTGGTAAattagttttcaaaattttaatatttctgaaaaaaaatctttagaTTAAAAATGAAACAAACAGTTAACTAATCAAATTAACTCTTTCTGACTAACTAAGTAAAATAATATAGTGggtttttttagttaattgcAATGAATGTTTTTATAAGTCTAGTACATAAGCtgcatattaatatattataacttGAAAAAGAGCCAGAGAAAGTCTCCATAAAACATGACGGCTAGAGTTTCAGGAGGCGATCTTAGGGTTTTGGAGGAGGAAGGAAAAAATGCTACTATGGAGGATATCAGAGAAAAGAGAAGGCCACCGGGAGAGCCGCCAGATGCTCCTGGATCTTGGGTGAGGAAAGTAGTAGGGTGCAATGAGGGATGGATGCTTGTCCCAGAGGAAGTTGTGGATGAAAAGTTTGTGGAGTCGAGATTAAGATTGGAATTTCCGAATGGGGAGGATGGAGAACCGGTGATAACGATAGGAGAGGAGGTGTTGACGGCTATGAATGGCTTGTGGAAGAGATATATGATCGTTAGTGTTCTGGGGAGAAACGTCCCGATCTTGAGTCTGAGTTGAAAGATAAAGGAGTTATGGAAGCCTAAAAGGTCGATGTTTGTTATGGATCTTCCCAGACACTTCTTTATGGTACGCTTTAAGTTGGAGGAGGAGTACATGGCTGCACTATCAGGTGGCTCGTGGAGGGCGTTTGGCAGTTACCTTATGGCACAAGCATGGTCTCCTGTGTTCGACCCGTTGAAGGATGAGATAGTTACGACACCGGTTTGGATTCGTTTATCACATATTCCAGTGAATTTCTACCATAAGACGATACTGATGGGAATAGCCAAAGGTTTAGGGCGGCCGATCAAAGTAGATTTGAcaactttaaaatttaaaagagcTAGATATGCGAGAATTTGTGTGGAGGTAAACTTTAATAAGCCATTGAAGGAGACAGTGATGGTGAATGGTGAGAGGTATTTTGTTTCATATGAAGGAATCTCTTCTATTTGTTCGACATGTGGTATGTACATGTCAAACATTAATTCTAATGATTGATATTTATTTGTTCGACATGTAGTATGTACATGCAATTCTAATGATTGATATCTATGTAATCATCCTAGCAATTCAATAGTTTTGGCTAATGCATCAAAACATTAATTAATCCTAAATCTAACAAGGAAAACTACTCAGATATGATAAAGCAAAACATATCAATAGTCttaataa belongs to Brassica rapa cultivar Chiifu-401-42 chromosome A07, CAAS_Brap_v3.01, whole genome shotgun sequence and includes:
- the LOC103828543 gene encoding uncharacterized protein LOC103828543 → MSFRSHSTGSSQFAEKITDDPVTYKTAQSTVTCIYQTHISGFWRNVTVLWSKNLMNHSLTVMVTSVEGDMNYCCKVDLKPWHFWNKKGYKSFEVEGNPVEVYWDFRSAKFTSSPEPSSDFYVALVAEEEVVLLVGDYKKKAFKRTKSRPALVEAALFYKKENVFGKKSFATRAKFYDRKKEHEINVESSISGTKEPEMWISIDGIVLVQVKNLQWKFRGNQTVLVDKQPVQVFWDVYDWLFSAPGTGHGLFIFKPGNAEDSDMEGSGHGGESDTSTGSRYHSTKSGSWPPEFCLFLYAWKLE